From Propionispora hippei DSM 15287, the proteins below share one genomic window:
- a CDS encoding Fur family transcriptional regulator, producing the protein MENIVIRLKEQGCRLTPQRRAVIKQVYESTEPLTVTSIWHSVREAYPNISLDTVYRNVSVLVELGVLIPIKSTGKEGIRYELATADHHHHHVVCVKCGQAVCIDFCPVNQHLLELLHGYGYELVRHTVELFGICADCRLTVKE; encoded by the coding sequence AGTAATAAGACTTAAAGAGCAGGGTTGCCGGCTGACTCCACAGCGCCGGGCTGTTATCAAGCAGGTCTATGAGTCGACGGAACCGCTTACGGTAACCAGCATTTGGCACAGTGTTCGCGAAGCTTATCCGAACATCAGCCTGGATACGGTGTACCGCAATGTCAGTGTCCTGGTTGAATTAGGCGTACTCATTCCCATCAAGAGCACAGGCAAAGAGGGTATCCGTTATGAGCTTGCCACCGCCGATCACCACCATCATCATGTAGTGTGCGTAAAATGCGGTCAGGCGGTTTGTATCGATTTTTGCCCGGTCAATCAGCATTTGTTGGAACTCTTGCACGGTTACGGCTATGAACTGGTGCGGCATACAGTGGAACTGTTTGGAATTTGTGCGGATTGCAG